Proteins co-encoded in one Acidovorax sp. 69 genomic window:
- the alaS gene encoding alanine--tRNA ligase translates to MSNPTFSVADIRKSFLDFFVSKGHTIVPSSPLVPGNDPTLMFTNSGMVQFKDVFLGTDKRSYNRAVSVQACLRAGGKHNDLENVGYTARHHTFFEMLGNWSFGDYFKRESLKWAWELLTEVYKLPPERLLATVYQEDDEAYDIWTKEIGLPPERVIRIGDNKGGRYKSDNFWMMADTGPCGPCSEIFYDHGDHIPGGPPGSPDEDGDRFIEIWNNVFMQFDMDESGKVTPLPAPCVDTGMGLERLAAILQHVHSNYEIDLFDALIKAAGRETGVADLNHKSLRVIADHIRATAFLVSDGVIPSNEGRGYVQRRIVRRAIRHGYKLGKKTPFFHKLVADLVRLMGDAYPSLREQEQRITEVLKVEEERFFETLANGMEILDATLDGGAKVLPGDVAFKLHDTYGFPLDLTNDVCRERDVEVDEAGFKTAMEKQKAQARAAGKFKMDKALDYTGDVNRFTGYENLAETAKIVAIYVNGTSAAALKNGQTGVVVLDTTPFYAESGGQVGDEGVITSGSARFAVGDTLKIKADVFGHHGTLEEGTLNVGDTVLAQVNTAVRAATVRNHSVTHIMHKALREVLGSHVQQKGSLVNADRTRFDFTHNGAVTAAEIREIERRVNEEILANQPTQARVMDIESAQKTGAMMLFGEKYGETVRVLDIGTSRELCGGTHVQRTGDIGLFKVVGEGGVAAGIRRIEAVTGVNALAYLQNLEDTVNQAASTLKAPVAELNGRITQALDNARVLEKEVAALKGKLASNQGDELVNQAVEIKGIKVLAAALPGADAKTLRDTMDKLKDKLKTAAIVLAAVDGDKVQIAAGITADSVGKVKAGELVNFVAQQVGGKGGGKPDMAMAGGTDASKLPAALASVTGWVTQQLG, encoded by the coding sequence ATGAGCAATCCCACTTTTTCTGTCGCTGACATCCGCAAGTCCTTCCTGGATTTCTTCGTCTCCAAGGGCCACACCATCGTCCCATCGAGCCCGCTGGTGCCCGGCAACGACCCCACGCTGATGTTCACCAACTCGGGCATGGTGCAGTTCAAGGACGTGTTCCTGGGCACCGACAAGCGCTCGTACAACCGCGCGGTGTCAGTGCAGGCCTGCCTGCGTGCGGGTGGCAAGCACAACGACCTGGAGAACGTGGGCTACACCGCGCGCCACCACACGTTTTTTGAAATGCTGGGCAACTGGTCGTTTGGCGACTACTTCAAGCGCGAATCGCTCAAGTGGGCGTGGGAGCTGCTGACCGAGGTCTACAAGCTGCCGCCCGAGCGCCTGCTGGCCACGGTCTATCAGGAAGACGACGAGGCCTACGACATCTGGACCAAGGAAATCGGCCTGCCGCCCGAGCGCGTGATCCGTATCGGCGACAACAAGGGTGGCCGCTACAAGTCCGACAACTTCTGGATGATGGCCGACACCGGCCCCTGCGGCCCGTGCAGCGAAATCTTCTACGACCACGGTGACCACATCCCCGGCGGCCCCCCAGGCAGCCCCGATGAAGACGGCGACCGTTTCATCGAGATCTGGAACAACGTGTTCATGCAGTTCGACATGGACGAGAGCGGCAAGGTCACGCCGCTGCCCGCGCCTTGCGTGGACACTGGCATGGGCCTGGAGCGACTGGCTGCCATCCTGCAGCACGTGCACAGCAACTACGAGATCGACCTGTTCGATGCCCTCATCAAGGCCGCTGGCCGCGAGACCGGCGTGGCCGACCTCAACCACAAGAGCCTGCGCGTGATCGCCGACCACATCCGCGCCACCGCGTTTTTGGTGAGCGACGGCGTGATCCCCAGCAACGAAGGCCGCGGCTACGTGCAGCGTCGCATCGTGCGGCGCGCTATCCGCCATGGCTACAAGCTGGGCAAGAAGACCCCGTTCTTCCACAAGCTGGTGGCCGACCTGGTGCGCCTGATGGGTGACGCCTACCCATCGCTGCGCGAGCAAGAGCAGCGCATCACCGAAGTGCTGAAGGTGGAAGAAGAGCGCTTCTTTGAAACGCTGGCCAATGGCATGGAAATCCTGGACGCCACCCTGGATGGCGGTGCCAAGGTGCTGCCCGGCGACGTGGCGTTCAAGCTGCACGACACCTACGGCTTCCCGCTCGACCTGACCAACGATGTGTGCCGCGAGCGCGACGTGGAAGTGGACGAAGCTGGCTTCAAGACCGCCATGGAAAAGCAGAAGGCCCAGGCCCGCGCTGCAGGCAAGTTCAAGATGGACAAGGCGCTGGATTACACCGGTGATGTCAACCGCTTCACGGGCTACGAAAATCTTGCAGAGACTGCAAAAATCGTAGCTATCTACGTAAATGGGACAAGCGCTGCGGCCCTAAAAAATGGTCAAACCGGGGTGGTCGTACTCGACACAACCCCCTTCTACGCCGAAAGCGGCGGACAGGTGGGTGACGAAGGCGTCATCACCAGCGGCTCGGCCCGTTTTGCGGTGGGCGACACGCTCAAGATCAAGGCCGATGTGTTTGGCCACCACGGCACGCTCGAAGAGGGCACGCTGAACGTGGGCGACACGGTGCTGGCCCAGGTGAACACCGCAGTGCGCGCCGCCACCGTGCGCAACCACTCGGTCACGCACATCATGCACAAGGCCCTGCGCGAAGTGCTGGGCAGCCATGTGCAGCAAAAGGGCAGCCTGGTCAACGCCGACCGCACGCGTTTTGACTTCACACACAACGGCGCCGTCACGGCGGCCGAGATCCGCGAGATCGAGCGCCGCGTGAACGAGGAAATCCTGGCCAACCAGCCTACGCAGGCCCGCGTGATGGACATCGAGTCGGCCCAGAAGACCGGCGCCATGATGCTGTTTGGCGAGAAGTACGGCGAAACCGTGCGCGTGCTCGACATCGGCACCAGCCGCGAGCTTTGCGGCGGCACCCACGTGCAGCGCACGGGCGATATCGGCCTGTTCAAGGTGGTGGGCGAGGGCGGCGTGGCCGCTGGCATCCGCCGCATTGAGGCTGTGACCGGTGTCAACGCTCTGGCCTACTTGCAGAACCTGGAAGACACCGTGAACCAGGCTGCCAGCACCCTGAAGGCGCCGGTGGCTGAGCTGAACGGTCGTATCACCCAAGCGCTGGACAACGCCCGTGTGCTGGAGAAGGAAGTGGCTGCGCTCAAGGGCAAGCTCGCCTCCAACCAGGGCGATGAGCTGGTCAACCAGGCCGTGGAGATCAAAGGTATCAAGGTGCTGGCCGCTGCGCTGCCGGGGGCTGATGCCAAGACACTGCGCGACACCATGGACAAGCTCAAGGACAAGCTCAAGACCGCTGCCATCGTGTTGGCGGCCGTGGACGGCGACAAGGTGCAGATCGCAGCCGGTATCACAGCCGACAGCGTGGGCAAGGTCAAGGCGGGCGAACTGGTGAACTTTGTAGCCCAGCAAGTCGGCGGCAAGGGCGGCGGTAAGCCCGACATGGCGATGGCGGGTGGCACGGATGCCTCCAAGCTGCCTGCCGCACTGGCTTCGGTGACGGGCTGGGTGACGCAACAACTGGGCTGA
- a CDS encoding 4-hydroxyproline epimerase, producing the protein MQRIQVIDSHTGGEPTRLVIDGFPDLGTGTMSERRALLAERHDAWRAATVLEPRGSDVVVGALLCAPQDPANAAGVIFFNNSGYLGMCGHGTIGLIASLAYLGRITPGEHRIETPVGTVTTTLHTDGSVSVRNVPAYRLHHALAIDVPGYGRVVGDVAWGGNWFFLISEHGQRVASNNLEALMDYSCAVQQALKDQGIRGDNGGEIDHIELFADDDQADSRNYVLCPGKAYDRSPCGTGTSAKVACLAADGKLAPGAVWRQASIIGSQFEASYTLQDDGKVIPTLRGRAHMSAEATLLIEDSDPFGWGIRL; encoded by the coding sequence ATGCAACGCATCCAAGTGATCGACTCCCACACCGGCGGCGAGCCCACCCGGCTTGTCATCGACGGTTTTCCTGACCTGGGCACCGGCACCATGTCCGAACGGCGTGCGCTGCTGGCGGAGCGCCACGATGCCTGGCGGGCCGCCACCGTGCTGGAGCCGCGAGGCAGCGACGTGGTGGTGGGCGCCCTGCTCTGTGCACCGCAAGACCCGGCCAACGCAGCGGGCGTGATCTTCTTCAACAACAGCGGCTACCTGGGCATGTGTGGCCACGGCACCATCGGGCTCATTGCATCACTGGCCTACCTGGGCCGCATCACGCCCGGCGAGCACCGCATTGAAACACCGGTGGGCACCGTGACCACCACACTGCACACCGATGGCTCCGTCAGCGTGCGCAACGTGCCCGCCTACCGGCTGCACCATGCATTGGCCATCGATGTGCCCGGCTACGGGCGCGTGGTGGGCGATGTGGCCTGGGGCGGCAACTGGTTCTTCTTGATCTCTGAACACGGCCAGCGCGTGGCCAGCAACAACCTGGAGGCCTTGATGGACTACAGCTGCGCCGTGCAGCAGGCTCTCAAAGACCAGGGCATTCGCGGCGACAACGGCGGCGAGATCGACCACATTGAGCTGTTCGCCGATGACGACCAAGCGGACAGCCGCAACTACGTGCTGTGCCCCGGCAAGGCGTATGACCGATCGCCCTGCGGCACGGGCACCAGCGCCAAGGTGGCCTGCCTGGCCGCAGACGGCAAGCTGGCACCGGGCGCCGTCTGGCGCCAAGCCAGCATCATTGGCAGCCAGTTCGAGGCCAGTTACACGCTGCAGGACGATGGCAAGGTCATCCCCACCCTGCGCGGCCGCGCCCACATGAGCGCCGAGGCCACACTGCTCATCGAAGACAGCGACCCTTTCGGTTGGGGAATCCGGCTGTGA
- a CDS encoding HD domain-containing phosphohydrolase produces the protein MDSLRNSPQEPPSVASHGGASAFQPRADDGSWWRRITIPFEVLIATVVVTAMLLLTVLLVYQVSTSARQAIIAASDDSALRISQLITERVHRIVDPADATIRLLAFDPVTTAGTLPARLRRLPMLARLVEQNQLLSAVFIGYPDGQFLLVRPLRNDALRVRLDAPPKTAYLVQSMSRERAGEGLVGRWSYYDTQLRLIHSSVRPEYRYDPRTRPWYAEAAERNTQILTAPYVFFTTQEVGVTLSQPNEDGRAVIGLDVALTDLGREIGELRLLPRTEVAVVDQDLRVLAYPDMARVLVKDGDAPTLRLRELADLGVDSLLAAQTLGLKEGESRRLEAGGEEWLARALPLESMRWRGLQMLITIPTKELLAGVNENLRRQVWLSVSLIGLMLPFGWLAGRRVGRSLFGLASQARALARFDFRRPERRVSPVREVRDLGLVMDRMSDTIQEFLHITHHISAESRTDLMLSSVLYELVRATSCTGGAVYLVEPQRTGLLRAARYCEDPEQQSRYPDHLGMVHFINHAEVQAGDQHEDDDETLHPRVLRVQLRTRDGHPLGLLVLRYGADQLQDDVHFRAFVEKLSGTLSVAIETRSLIEGQKKLLDAVIRLLADAIDAKSPYTGGHCERVPQLAESLMQRMCEAKEGPFAQVAMTDAERYEFRLGAWLHDCGKVTSPEHIIDKATKLETLYNRIHEVRMRFEVLWRDAELDYWKQQVAGVDPVRLQRELLQLRERLQEDFAFVARSNVGGEFMAGADMQRLAAIGRQVWQRHFDDRLGLSAAELLRLASVPVRPLPANEPLLADRPEHIVPWGARKPPVEVGNPANHWGFDMVLPPQEAHLGELHNLSIQRGTLTAEDRFKINDHIVQTIIMLSGLPFPPHLARVPHIAGSHHEKLDGTGYPRRLKAADLTLADRVMTLADIFEALTAADRPYKPPKTLSESLKIMTHMVRDRHIDADVFRFFLTSGVWREYAERFLAPAQHDGVDVDTILASLA, from the coding sequence ATGGACAGCCTGCGCAACAGCCCGCAAGAACCACCCTCTGTCGCCAGCCATGGCGGTGCCTCGGCCTTCCAGCCGCGGGCTGACGATGGTTCCTGGTGGCGCCGCATCACGATTCCTTTTGAGGTGTTGATTGCCACGGTGGTGGTCACGGCCATGCTGCTGCTGACCGTGCTGCTGGTCTACCAGGTCAGTACCAGCGCCCGCCAGGCCATCATTGCTGCGTCGGACGACAGTGCGCTGCGCATCAGCCAGTTGATTACCGAACGGGTGCACCGTATCGTGGACCCGGCGGACGCCACCATCCGCCTTTTGGCGTTTGACCCGGTGACTACCGCAGGGACACTGCCGGCGCGGCTGCGCCGCCTGCCGATGCTGGCGCGGCTGGTGGAGCAAAACCAGCTGCTGTCGGCGGTTTTCATTGGTTATCCCGACGGGCAGTTTCTGCTTGTGCGTCCCCTGCGGAACGACGCCTTGCGCGTGCGTCTGGATGCGCCACCGAAGACAGCGTACCTGGTGCAGTCCATGTCCCGTGAGCGCGCAGGCGAGGGCCTGGTGGGGCGCTGGAGCTACTACGACACCCAATTGCGCCTGATCCATTCGTCCGTCCGCCCCGAATACCGTTACGACCCTCGCACCCGGCCCTGGTACGCCGAGGCTGCCGAAAGGAACACCCAGATACTCACCGCACCCTATGTGTTTTTCACCACACAGGAAGTGGGTGTCACGCTGAGCCAGCCCAACGAAGATGGGCGCGCCGTGATCGGACTGGATGTGGCGCTGACGGATCTGGGACGCGAGATTGGGGAGCTGCGCTTGTTGCCCCGCACTGAAGTCGCGGTGGTGGACCAGGATCTCCGTGTCCTGGCTTATCCGGACATGGCGCGTGTGCTTGTGAAGGACGGAGATGCACCCACGCTGCGGTTGCGTGAGCTTGCGGACTTGGGCGTCGATAGTCTTCTTGCCGCGCAAACGCTGGGACTGAAAGAAGGCGAGTCTCGGCGGCTGGAGGCCGGTGGTGAGGAGTGGTTGGCCCGTGCCTTGCCTTTGGAGTCGATGCGCTGGCGGGGGCTTCAGATGCTGATCACCATTCCTACGAAGGAGCTGTTGGCCGGGGTGAACGAGAACCTGCGGCGCCAGGTGTGGCTGTCGGTGTCGCTCATCGGTCTCATGCTGCCCTTCGGGTGGTTGGCGGGACGGCGGGTGGGGCGCAGTCTGTTTGGGCTGGCTTCGCAGGCGCGGGCGCTGGCCCGGTTTGATTTTCGGCGTCCCGAGCGGCGGGTGTCGCCCGTGCGCGAGGTGCGTGATCTGGGGCTCGTGATGGACCGCATGTCGGACACCATCCAGGAGTTTCTGCACATCACGCACCACATCAGCGCCGAGTCGCGCACGGACCTGATGCTGTCCAGCGTGTTGTATGAACTGGTGCGTGCCACCAGTTGTACGGGCGGTGCCGTTTATCTGGTGGAACCCCAACGCACCGGGCTGCTGCGTGCCGCCCGCTATTGCGAAGACCCGGAACAGCAGTCGCGCTACCCGGATCACCTGGGAATGGTGCACTTCATCAACCATGCCGAGGTGCAGGCGGGGGATCAGCACGAGGATGACGATGAGACCTTGCACCCGCGTGTACTGCGCGTGCAGTTGCGCACAAGGGATGGGCATCCCTTGGGGCTGCTGGTGCTGCGCTACGGGGCGGACCAGCTGCAGGACGACGTGCATTTTCGTGCGTTTGTCGAGAAACTGTCAGGCACCCTGTCTGTGGCCATTGAAACGCGTAGCCTGATTGAGGGGCAGAAAAAGTTGCTCGACGCGGTCATCCGCCTGCTGGCAGACGCGATCGACGCCAAGAGCCCTTATACGGGCGGGCACTGCGAGCGGGTGCCGCAATTGGCCGAGTCGCTGATGCAGCGCATGTGCGAGGCCAAGGAGGGACCCTTTGCGCAGGTCGCCATGACCGATGCGGAGCGCTACGAGTTCCGCCTGGGTGCCTGGCTGCATGACTGCGGCAAGGTCACCAGCCCGGAGCACATCATCGACAAGGCGACCAAGTTGGAGACGCTGTACAACCGCATCCACGAGGTGCGTATGCGGTTTGAAGTGCTGTGGCGCGATGCCGAACTGGACTATTGGAAGCAGCAGGTGGCGGGTGTCGATCCGGTACGCCTGCAGCGTGAGTTGCTGCAGCTGCGTGAGCGCCTGCAAGAAGACTTTGCGTTTGTAGCCCGCAGCAATGTGGGCGGTGAGTTCATGGCCGGTGCAGATATGCAGCGATTGGCCGCCATCGGCAGGCAGGTGTGGCAACGGCATTTTGATGACCGGCTGGGCCTGTCGGCGGCAGAGTTGTTGCGGCTGGCCTCGGTGCCGGTGCGCCCCCTGCCCGCCAACGAGCCGCTGCTGGCCGACCGGCCTGAGCACATCGTGCCTTGGGGCGCCCGCAAGCCGCCGGTGGAGGTGGGCAATCCGGCCAACCATTGGGGCTTTGACATGGTGCTGCCGCCGCAGGAGGCGCACCTGGGCGAGCTGCATAACCTGTCGATCCAGCGCGGCACGCTCACGGCGGAGGATCGTTTCAAGATCAACGACCATATCGTGCAGACCATCATCATGCTCAGTGGCTTGCCGTTTCCACCGCATCTGGCGCGTGTGCCTCACATTGCGGGCTCGCACCATGAAAAGCTGGATGGCACGGGTTATCCGCGCAGATTGAAAGCCGCAGACCTTACCCTGGCAGACCGTGTGATGACGCTGGCCGACATCTTTGAGGCATTGACGGCCGCAGACCGCCCTTACAAACCACCCAAAACCTTGTCCGAGTCGCTCAAGATCATGACCCACATGGTGCGTGATCGGCACATCGATGCCGATGTGTTTCGCTTCTTCTTGACCAGCGGAGTCTGGCGCGAGTATGCCGAGCGCTTTCTGGCGCCTGCGCAACACGATGGGGTGGATGTGGACACCATTCTGGCGTCGCTGGCCTGA
- a CDS encoding dihydrodipicolinate synthase family protein — protein sequence MNHQPRWQGIFPAITTKFHADESIDAEGTARHIDFQIRNGIHGLVTCGSLGEASTLSLEEKLQVAKIALEAADGRVPVLANVSETSTRDALRYIDGGNQLGVAGYMVMPSVIYVADAREAMANVRAMAGAAQRPLMVYNNPVAYRVDLKPEHMVELADCEWIAAIKESTGDIRRITDLRNTLGDRYQLFLGVDDLAYEGLALGCDGLLAGVGCAFPRETVALYDLMKAGKFAEALPLYQWMTPMLHLDVSNKLVQNLKLIDALVGVGTEHMRRPRLPLVGEERAFVESVVSKALATRPTKYQSVA from the coding sequence GTGAACCACCAACCCCGCTGGCAAGGCATCTTCCCCGCCATCACCACCAAGTTCCACGCCGATGAATCCATCGACGCCGAAGGCACGGCGCGGCACATCGACTTCCAGATCCGCAACGGTATCCATGGCCTGGTCACCTGCGGCTCGCTGGGTGAGGCCAGTACGCTGTCTCTCGAAGAGAAGCTCCAGGTCGCGAAGATCGCTCTCGAAGCCGCCGACGGCCGCGTGCCCGTGCTGGCCAATGTGTCCGAAACCAGCACCCGCGACGCCCTGCGCTACATAGATGGCGGCAACCAACTGGGCGTGGCGGGCTACATGGTGATGCCTTCGGTCATCTACGTGGCAGACGCCCGTGAGGCCATGGCCAACGTGCGCGCCATGGCGGGCGCTGCCCAGCGCCCCCTCATGGTCTACAACAACCCCGTGGCCTACCGCGTGGACCTGAAGCCCGAGCACATGGTGGAGCTGGCCGACTGCGAATGGATCGCCGCCATCAAGGAGAGCACGGGCGACATCCGCCGCATCACCGACCTGCGCAACACCTTGGGCGACCGCTACCAGCTCTTTTTGGGCGTGGATGATCTGGCCTACGAAGGCCTGGCCCTGGGCTGCGACGGCCTGCTGGCGGGCGTGGGCTGCGCGTTCCCACGTGAAACGGTGGCTTTGTACGACCTGATGAAGGCCGGCAAATTTGCCGAAGCGTTGCCGCTGTACCAGTGGATGACGCCCATGCTGCACCTGGATGTTTCGAACAAGCTGGTGCAGAACCTCAAGCTCATCGATGCACTGGTGGGCGTGGGCACCGAGCACATGCGCCGCCCGCGCCTGCCGCTGGTGGGTGAGGAGCGCGCGTTTGTGGAGAGTGTGGTGAGCAAGGCACTGGCCACGCGCCCCACAAAATACCAGTCTGTGGCTTAA